In one window of Leifsonia sp. NPDC080035 DNA:
- a CDS encoding aldolase, whose translation MLGADAFARLRDLRHRRPEAVGEALAARTRRPLVRGDGRLFIVAADHPARGALSVRADATAMADRYELLERLALALSRPGVDGVLGTPDIIEDLALLGVLDDTIAVGSMNRGGLRGASFEMDDRYTGYDVPAMVRDGLDAAKLLLRVNLEDAATARTLEETARAVSASADARLPIMLEPFMSRWQDGRIVNDLTPDAVITSIAIAAGLGSSSAYTWLKLPVVAEMERVMAATTMPTLLLGGDTDAAPEETYAAWGAALGLPGVHGLIVGRTLLYPQDGDVARAVDTAASLVHGG comes from the coding sequence GTGCTCGGCGCGGATGCGTTCGCCCGGCTCCGCGACCTGCGGCACCGGCGGCCGGAGGCGGTCGGGGAAGCGCTCGCCGCGCGGACCCGGCGCCCGCTGGTGCGCGGCGACGGCCGGCTCTTCATCGTCGCCGCCGACCACCCGGCGCGCGGCGCGCTCTCCGTCCGCGCCGACGCCACCGCGATGGCCGACCGCTACGAGCTGCTGGAGCGCCTGGCGCTCGCGCTCTCCCGCCCGGGAGTGGACGGCGTGCTCGGCACCCCCGACATCATCGAGGACCTAGCCCTGCTCGGCGTGCTCGACGACACGATCGCCGTCGGCTCGATGAACCGCGGCGGCCTGCGCGGCGCCTCGTTCGAGATGGACGACCGCTACACCGGCTACGACGTGCCCGCGATGGTCCGCGATGGGCTGGACGCCGCGAAGCTGCTGCTCCGGGTGAACCTCGAGGATGCGGCGACGGCGCGCACGCTGGAGGAGACGGCCCGCGCGGTCAGCGCCTCCGCCGACGCCCGGCTGCCGATCATGCTCGAGCCGTTCATGAGCCGCTGGCAGGACGGCCGCATCGTCAACGACCTCACGCCGGACGCGGTGATCACCTCCATCGCCATCGCGGCGGGGCTCGGCAGTTCGTCGGCGTACACCTGGCTGAAGCTGCCGGTCGTGGCCGAGATGGAGCGGGTGATGGCCGCGACGACCATGCCGACCCTGCTGCTCGGCGGCGACACCGACGCCGCGCCCGAAGAGACCTACGCCGCGTGGGGTGCCGCGCTCGGCCTCCCCGGCGTCCACGGCCTGATCGTCGGCCGCACCCTCCTCTACCCGCAGGACGGCGACGTGGCCCGGGCCGTCGACACCGCGGCATCCCTCGTCCACGGCGGCTGA
- the iolD gene encoding 3D-(3,5/4)-trihydroxycyclohexane-1,2-dione acylhydrolase (decyclizing) — protein sequence MTTRRMTVGQALVAFLGNQWTVDGDVRERTVPGMLGIFGHGNVAGLGQALKQANVQDPALMPYYQARNEQAMVHQAVGYARIHRRRATLAATASVGPGAANMLTGAALATANRLPALLLPSDTFATRVADPVLQQLEHPHDLGMQVTDVFRPVSRFFDRVQRPEQLFSIALAAMRVLTDPAETGAVTIALPEDVQAEALDVPEEFLAPREWHLRRPLPERWALTAAVEAIRSAERPFIVAGGGVLYSGAEDALRAFAEQTGIPVGTTQAGGGALPWDHPQYLGGVGATGTTAANRLAAEADVVIGIGTRYSDFTTASRTAFQAEGVRFVNVNVAAFDAYKHGTELPVIADARETLEALRGALGGHRIPAALADRVAAEKRSWDAVVDAALAPTGAELPGQSEIIGAVQAASAPRDVVVQAAGSLPGDLHKLWRVRDPLGYHVEYAFSTMGYEIAGGLGVKRGLEALGDDRDVIVMVGDGSYLMLHTELVTAVAEGIKIVVVLIQNQGFASIGHLSETIGSDRFGTRYRYRDAEGVNFERGDFLPVDLAANARSYGIDVVEIAPGADAVARLSEAVAAAKASPTSTLIHVESDPFLYAPDGEGWWDVPVAEVSELESTRTAREEYMEQRRRQRPLLG from the coding sequence ATGACCACCCGCAGGATGACCGTCGGCCAGGCGCTCGTCGCGTTCCTGGGCAACCAGTGGACGGTCGACGGGGACGTGCGCGAGCGCACCGTGCCCGGGATGCTCGGCATCTTCGGCCACGGCAACGTCGCCGGGCTCGGCCAGGCGCTGAAGCAGGCGAACGTGCAGGATCCGGCGCTGATGCCCTACTACCAGGCACGGAACGAGCAGGCCATGGTGCACCAGGCCGTCGGCTACGCGCGCATCCACCGCCGCCGGGCGACGCTCGCCGCCACCGCGTCCGTCGGACCGGGCGCCGCGAACATGCTCACCGGTGCGGCGCTCGCCACGGCGAACCGCCTCCCCGCCCTGCTGCTGCCCTCGGACACCTTCGCCACCCGCGTCGCCGACCCGGTGCTGCAGCAGCTCGAGCATCCGCACGACCTCGGGATGCAGGTGACCGACGTGTTCCGCCCGGTGTCACGCTTCTTCGACCGGGTGCAGCGGCCGGAGCAGCTGTTCTCGATCGCGCTCGCCGCGATGCGCGTGCTGACCGACCCGGCCGAGACCGGCGCGGTGACCATCGCGCTGCCGGAGGACGTGCAGGCGGAGGCGCTGGATGTTCCGGAGGAGTTCCTAGCGCCGCGCGAGTGGCACCTCCGGCGTCCGCTGCCGGAGCGCTGGGCGCTGACGGCCGCCGTCGAGGCGATCCGATCGGCGGAGCGGCCGTTCATCGTCGCCGGCGGCGGTGTGCTCTACTCCGGGGCCGAGGATGCGCTGCGCGCGTTCGCCGAGCAGACCGGCATCCCCGTCGGCACGACGCAGGCGGGCGGCGGCGCGCTGCCGTGGGACCACCCGCAGTACCTCGGTGGCGTCGGCGCCACCGGAACGACCGCGGCCAACCGGCTCGCCGCCGAGGCGGACGTGGTCATCGGCATCGGCACGCGGTACAGCGACTTCACCACCGCGAGCCGCACCGCGTTCCAGGCGGAGGGCGTGCGGTTCGTGAACGTGAACGTCGCCGCGTTCGACGCCTACAAGCACGGCACCGAGCTGCCGGTCATCGCCGACGCCAGGGAGACGCTCGAGGCGCTGCGCGGGGCGCTCGGCGGCCACCGCATCCCCGCCGCTCTCGCGGATCGTGTCGCCGCCGAGAAGCGCTCGTGGGACGCGGTGGTGGACGCCGCCCTCGCGCCGACCGGAGCGGAGTTGCCCGGCCAGTCGGAGATCATCGGAGCCGTCCAGGCGGCGAGCGCCCCGCGCGACGTCGTCGTGCAGGCGGCCGGCTCGCTGCCCGGCGACCTGCACAAACTGTGGCGCGTGCGCGACCCGCTCGGCTACCACGTGGAGTACGCGTTCTCGACGATGGGCTACGAGATCGCCGGTGGTCTCGGCGTGAAGCGCGGGCTGGAGGCGCTCGGCGACGACCGCGACGTGATCGTCATGGTCGGCGACGGCTCCTACCTCATGCTGCACACCGAGCTCGTGACCGCGGTCGCGGAGGGCATCAAGATCGTCGTCGTGCTCATCCAGAACCAGGGCTTCGCGTCCATCGGCCACCTCTCCGAGACCATCGGCTCCGACCGGTTCGGGACCCGCTACCGCTACCGCGACGCGGAGGGCGTGAACTTCGAGCGCGGCGACTTCCTGCCGGTGGACCTGGCCGCGAACGCCCGCAGCTACGGGATCGACGTCGTCGAGATCGCGCCGGGCGCCGACGCCGTCGCGCGGCTGTCGGAGGCGGTGGCGGCCGCGAAGGCATCGCCGACGTCGACGCTCATCCATGTCGAGTCGGACCCGTTCCTCTACGCCCCGGACGGCGAGGGCTGGTGGGATGTGCCGGTCGCCGAGGTCTCGGAGCTGGAGAGCACCCGCACCGCCCGCGAGGAGTACATGGAGCAGCGTCGCCGCCAGCGCCCGCTGCTCGGCTGA
- the iolB gene encoding 5-deoxy-glucuronate isomerase: protein MTEHNEWFFPCGMLSEGVWESAVDSSLPGWQHTGLRVAQLDGGAAELPAGDVERIVVPLSGSFAVEHEGRSTRLAGRASVFDGPTDVLYVGAGEGLVVRGSGRVAVAEAPTTIRKPSVHIAADDVPVELRGAGADSRQVHNFGTPAALDAASLIVCEVITPGGNWSSHPAHKHDENVPGHESRLEEIYYFEVAPVRGGSAPEDADAFATFATYSSAAGDIETNALVRSGDIALVPFGYHGPAVAPPEYDLYYLNVMAGPDEERVWLVSDDPRQAWLRDTWAELDTDPRLPYRTDTTTQGATR from the coding sequence ATGACCGAGCACAACGAGTGGTTCTTCCCGTGCGGCATGCTGAGCGAGGGCGTGTGGGAGTCGGCGGTCGACTCCTCCCTGCCCGGCTGGCAGCACACCGGCCTCCGGGTGGCGCAGCTCGACGGCGGCGCGGCCGAGCTGCCCGCGGGTGACGTCGAGAGGATCGTCGTCCCGCTCAGCGGGTCGTTCGCGGTGGAGCACGAGGGCCGCAGCACGCGGCTCGCCGGTCGGGCGAGCGTGTTCGACGGCCCGACCGATGTGCTCTACGTCGGGGCGGGGGAGGGACTCGTCGTCCGCGGCTCCGGCCGGGTCGCCGTCGCCGAGGCGCCGACCACGATCCGCAAGCCGTCCGTCCACATCGCCGCGGACGATGTTCCCGTCGAGCTGCGCGGGGCGGGGGCGGACTCGCGTCAGGTGCACAACTTCGGCACGCCCGCGGCGCTGGACGCCGCCTCCCTCATCGTGTGCGAGGTCATCACGCCGGGCGGCAACTGGTCGTCGCATCCCGCGCACAAGCACGACGAGAACGTGCCTGGCCACGAGTCGCGCCTCGAGGAGATCTACTACTTCGAGGTGGCGCCGGTCCGCGGCGGGAGCGCGCCGGAGGACGCGGACGCGTTCGCAACCTTCGCCACCTACAGCTCGGCGGCGGGCGACATCGAGACCAACGCGCTGGTGCGCAGCGGCGACATCGCGCTTGTGCCGTTCGGCTACCATGGGCCGGCGGTCGCGCCTCCCGAGTACGACCTCTACTACCTCAACGTGATGGCGGGGCCGGACGAGGAGCGGGTCTGGCTCGTGAGCGACGACCCGCGCCAGGCCTGGCTGCGCGACACCTGGGCGGAGCTGGACACCGATCCGCGCCTCCCGTACCGCACCGACACGACCACGCAAGGAGCGACCCGATGA
- the iolC gene encoding 5-dehydro-2-deoxygluconokinase, translating to MTDQTTTAYDLITFGRIGVDLYPLQDGVGLEDVQTFGKYLGGSATNVAIAGARHGLLSAVITATGADPFGRYAHRELRRLGVDDRFVTTVADLKTPITFCEIFPPDDFPLYFYRDPIAPDLAITDADLDLDAIRDARIFWATVTGLSRDPSRSAHHVAWAARGRAPLTVLDLDYRPMFWSSPAEATAEVGRALEHVTVAVGNREECVIAVGETEPMRAADALLERGVELAIVKQGPRGVLAKTREETVEVPPYPVEVVNGLGAGDGFGGALCYGLLQGWPLQRLLRFANIAGAIVATRRECSTAMPTTAEVDDVLKELERVDS from the coding sequence ATGACGGACCAGACGACGACGGCGTACGACCTCATCACCTTCGGCCGCATCGGTGTCGACCTCTACCCGTTGCAGGACGGCGTCGGCCTCGAAGACGTGCAGACCTTCGGCAAGTACCTCGGCGGCAGCGCGACGAACGTCGCCATCGCCGGCGCGCGGCACGGCCTCCTCTCGGCGGTCATCACCGCCACCGGCGCCGACCCGTTCGGCCGCTACGCGCACCGCGAGCTGCGCAGGCTCGGCGTCGACGACCGCTTCGTCACCACGGTCGCCGACCTCAAGACGCCGATCACCTTCTGCGAGATCTTCCCGCCGGACGACTTCCCGCTCTACTTCTACCGCGACCCGATCGCCCCCGACCTCGCGATCACCGATGCAGACCTCGACCTCGACGCCATCAGGGACGCGCGCATCTTCTGGGCGACGGTCACCGGCCTCTCCCGCGACCCGAGCCGCTCGGCGCACCACGTCGCCTGGGCCGCGCGGGGGCGCGCCCCGCTGACCGTCCTGGACCTCGACTACCGCCCGATGTTCTGGTCGTCGCCCGCCGAGGCGACCGCCGAGGTCGGCCGCGCGCTGGAGCACGTGACCGTGGCCGTCGGCAACCGCGAGGAGTGCGTGATCGCCGTCGGCGAGACCGAGCCGATGCGAGCGGCGGATGCGCTGCTCGAGCGCGGCGTCGAGCTCGCGATCGTGAAGCAGGGGCCGCGCGGCGTGCTGGCGAAGACCCGCGAGGAGACCGTGGAGGTACCGCCGTACCCGGTGGAGGTCGTCAATGGCCTCGGCGCGGGCGACGGCTTCGGCGGGGCGCTCTGCTACGGGCTGCTGCAGGGCTGGCCGCTTCAGCGCCTGCTCCGGTTCGCCAACATCGCGGGGGCGATCGTCGCCACCCGCCGCGAGTGCTCGACCGCGATGCCGACCACGGCGGAGGTCGATGACGTGCTGAAGGAGCTCGAACGTGTCGACAGCTGA
- a CDS encoding MFS transporter: protein MTSRDGDASLPDTAPPPASAPDSPQTLPKPEGVLGPRFRWVSIGMFLLVMLAAFEAMAVTTIMPTVSRELDGAGLYAFAFAGPLAVSVVGMVLAGVWSDRGNPRNALFASVVLFAVGLTVAGGAPDMVLFVTGRLVHGLAGGAVTVALYVIVARVYPPALHARIFAAFAAAWVIPSLIGPVVAGALAETVGWRWVFLGVVGLVVLAMLMVVPAMRGVHGPAEHAALGRRELVRIGWAVLVAAAVLALTLAAESRGLVQWLAPVLATVVALVALRPLLPTGTLRARRGLPSVILMRALVAGTFFAAEVYVPLLLVTQYGASAAVAGLALTAAGLSWAAASWAQGRFPAIGHLLAARLGALGLTIAIASLLVTAMTGASPVVVVIGWAFAGAGMGVLYPRLGVLTLEYSTPENQGFNSSALSIADAIGSAIALAATAIVFSAFGGADSETSFAAVFVFTGVLCALTWVCGPRILRARS, encoded by the coding sequence ATGACTTCTCGCGACGGGGATGCCTCCCTGCCGGACACCGCTCCGCCGCCCGCATCCGCACCCGACAGCCCGCAGACCCTCCCGAAACCGGAGGGCGTGCTCGGCCCGCGCTTCCGCTGGGTGAGCATCGGGATGTTCCTGCTCGTGATGCTCGCGGCGTTCGAGGCGATGGCGGTCACCACGATCATGCCGACCGTCAGCCGGGAGCTCGACGGGGCCGGGCTGTACGCGTTCGCGTTCGCCGGCCCGCTCGCCGTGAGCGTGGTCGGGATGGTGCTCGCGGGCGTGTGGTCGGACCGTGGCAACCCGCGCAACGCGCTGTTCGCGTCCGTCGTGCTCTTCGCGGTCGGCCTGACCGTTGCGGGTGGCGCGCCGGACATGGTCCTCTTCGTGACCGGGCGGCTGGTACACGGCCTCGCCGGCGGCGCGGTGACCGTCGCGCTCTACGTGATCGTGGCGCGCGTCTACCCGCCCGCGCTGCACGCCCGCATCTTCGCCGCCTTCGCGGCGGCGTGGGTGATCCCCTCGCTGATCGGCCCCGTGGTCGCCGGGGCGCTCGCGGAGACGGTGGGCTGGCGCTGGGTGTTCCTCGGCGTCGTCGGCCTCGTCGTGCTCGCGATGCTGATGGTGGTGCCCGCGATGCGCGGAGTGCACGGACCCGCCGAGCACGCCGCGCTCGGCCGCCGGGAACTGGTCCGCATCGGCTGGGCGGTGCTCGTGGCCGCCGCCGTGCTCGCGCTCACGCTCGCGGCGGAGTCGCGTGGACTGGTGCAGTGGCTCGCGCCGGTGCTGGCGACCGTGGTCGCCCTCGTCGCGCTGCGCCCGCTGCTGCCGACCGGCACGCTGCGCGCGCGCCGCGGACTGCCCAGCGTGATCCTCATGCGCGCCCTCGTCGCCGGCACGTTCTTCGCCGCCGAGGTGTACGTGCCGCTGCTGCTGGTGACGCAGTACGGCGCGTCCGCGGCGGTCGCCGGCCTCGCGCTGACCGCGGCCGGCCTGAGCTGGGCGGCGGCGTCCTGGGCGCAGGGCCGGTTCCCGGCCATCGGCCACCTGCTCGCCGCGCGCCTGGGCGCGCTGGGCCTGACGATCGCGATCGCATCCCTGCTGGTCACGGCGATGACCGGCGCATCCCCGGTCGTCGTGGTGATCGGCTGGGCCTTCGCGGGAGCCGGGATGGGCGTGCTCTACCCGCGTCTCGGCGTGCTGACCCTCGAGTACTCGACCCCGGAGAACCAGGGCTTCAACAGCTCGGCGCTCTCGATCGCCGACGCGATCGGCTCGGCCATCGCGCTCGCCGCGACGGCGATCGTCTTCTCCGCGTTCGGCGGCGCGGACTCCGAGACGTCGTTCGCCGCGGTGTTCGTCTTCACTGGCGTGCTCTGCGCCCTCACCTGGGTCTGCGGGCCGCGCATCCTGCGCGCTCGGTCGTAG
- the helR gene encoding RNA polymerase recycling motor ATPase HelR, protein MTSTTSAFALPDRLSAKRDPALIAADERHFAAIAESIAGEVAAILARLDAERRAPGGHGQAALDRDLEIHRLSARLRTLRRYGIDLCLGRMVVEGGAEPVYIGRLGLTAADGTRLLTDWRSPAAEPFFGATLADPMGLASRRRYRWSRGRVIDYWDEAFTAEGFAGAAALDDQSSFIASLGSTRSSRMRDVLATLQADQDAIIRAGSRGALVVDGGPGTGKTVVALHRAAYLLYSEPHLQQHRGGVLFVGPSDGYLSYVSDVLPSLGEEGVQICTLRDLVPEGADALPEADQRVAALKASGALVDAVEAAVRAYETPSERSVLVETEWADVRVGPAEWADAFAAADPALSHNEARDQVWEELIGILADRFDEELPPRLVRRELERDEGLRRAFARAWPVLDPAGLVADLLTVPGFLRRCAPTLGEDDIRLLQRQDARAWTVADLPLLDAARRRAGDPAAVGIDRRREAVVGAERERMAQVVDDLIAADDGEGLVTMLRGADVQNSLDDETVLPRLDPDALAGPFAHIVVDEAQELTDAEWRMLLARCPSRSFTVVGDRAQARHGFTESWQDRLTRAGLRDVSLASLGINYRTPEEIMAVAAPVIRAVLPDANVPTSIRSSGIPVAYGAADERDAVLDDWLAGHEDGVACVIGDPAFAGRPRIPSLTPESAKGLEFDLVVLVDPERFGDGVLGGVDRYVAMTRATERLVVLTS, encoded by the coding sequence GTGACTTCGACGACCTCCGCCTTCGCCCTGCCCGATCGACTGTCCGCCAAACGAGACCCCGCCCTCATCGCCGCCGACGAACGGCACTTCGCCGCAATCGCCGAGAGCATCGCCGGGGAGGTCGCCGCGATCCTCGCGCGGCTCGACGCCGAGCGCCGTGCGCCCGGCGGCCATGGCCAGGCCGCGCTCGACCGCGACCTGGAGATCCACCGGCTGAGCGCCCGCCTGCGCACCCTGCGCCGCTACGGAATCGACCTCTGCCTCGGCCGGATGGTCGTCGAGGGCGGGGCGGAGCCGGTGTACATCGGCCGGCTCGGCCTCACCGCCGCCGACGGCACCCGGCTGCTGACCGACTGGCGCTCGCCCGCCGCCGAGCCGTTCTTCGGCGCCACCCTCGCCGACCCGATGGGCCTGGCGAGCCGACGGCGCTACCGCTGGTCGCGCGGCCGGGTCATCGACTACTGGGACGAGGCGTTCACCGCGGAGGGCTTCGCCGGCGCCGCCGCTCTCGACGACCAGTCGTCGTTCATCGCCAGCCTCGGCAGCACCCGCTCCTCGCGGATGCGGGATGTGCTGGCCACGCTGCAGGCCGACCAGGACGCGATCATCCGCGCCGGCTCCCGCGGAGCGCTCGTGGTGGACGGCGGCCCCGGCACCGGCAAGACCGTCGTCGCCCTGCACCGCGCCGCGTACCTCCTCTACTCCGAACCGCACCTGCAGCAGCATCGGGGCGGCGTGCTGTTCGTCGGGCCGAGCGACGGCTACCTTTCGTACGTCTCGGATGTGCTGCCGAGCCTGGGTGAGGAGGGTGTGCAGATCTGCACGCTGCGCGATCTGGTGCCCGAGGGCGCCGATGCGCTGCCCGAGGCCGACCAGCGAGTCGCCGCGCTGAAGGCCTCCGGTGCGCTGGTGGATGCGGTGGAGGCGGCCGTCCGGGCATACGAGACGCCATCAGAGCGGTCCGTGCTGGTCGAGACGGAGTGGGCGGACGTGCGGGTCGGTCCGGCGGAATGGGCGGACGCGTTCGCCGCCGCCGATCCCGCGCTCAGCCACAACGAGGCGCGCGACCAGGTCTGGGAGGAGCTGATCGGCATCCTCGCCGACCGCTTCGACGAGGAGCTGCCGCCGCGCCTGGTGCGCCGCGAGCTGGAGCGGGACGAGGGGCTCCGCCGCGCGTTCGCCCGCGCGTGGCCGGTGCTCGATCCCGCCGGGCTGGTCGCGGACCTGCTCACCGTGCCGGGCTTTCTGCGACGCTGCGCGCCGACCCTCGGCGAGGACGACATCCGGCTGCTCCAGCGCCAGGACGCCCGTGCCTGGACGGTCGCCGACCTGCCGCTCCTCGACGCCGCCCGCCGCCGCGCGGGCGATCCGGCGGCCGTCGGCATCGACCGGAGGCGCGAGGCGGTCGTCGGCGCGGAGCGCGAGCGGATGGCGCAGGTCGTCGACGACCTGATCGCGGCCGACGACGGCGAGGGCCTGGTGACGATGCTCCGCGGCGCGGACGTGCAGAACTCGCTCGACGACGAGACCGTGCTGCCGCGGCTCGACCCGGACGCGCTGGCCGGCCCGTTCGCGCACATCGTCGTCGACGAGGCGCAGGAGCTGACCGACGCGGAGTGGAGGATGCTGCTCGCGCGCTGCCCGTCGCGCAGCTTCACCGTCGTCGGCGACCGCGCGCAGGCCAGGCACGGCTTCACCGAGTCGTGGCAGGACCGGCTGACGCGCGCGGGTCTGAGGGACGTCTCGCTCGCCTCGCTCGGCATCAACTACCGCACCCCTGAAGAGATCATGGCGGTCGCCGCGCCCGTCATCCGGGCGGTGCTGCCGGACGCCAACGTCCCGACGTCGATCCGCTCCTCCGGCATCCCGGTGGCGTACGGCGCGGCCGACGAGCGCGACGCCGTGCTGGACGACTGGCTCGCTGGGCACGAGGACGGCGTGGCGTGCGTGATCGGCGACCCGGCCTTCGCGGGGCGGCCGCGCATCCCGTCGCTCACGCCGGAGTCGGCGAAGGGCCTCGAGTTCGACCTCGTCGTGCTCGTCGACCCGGAGCGTTTCGGCGACGGCGTCCTCGGCGGCGTCGACCGCTACGTCGCGATGACCCGCGCCACCGAGCGCCTCGTCGTCCTGACCTCGTGA
- a CDS encoding CoA-acylating methylmalonate-semialdehyde dehydrogenase, translating into MTDTSTDLPVVPHWIDGAARPSTSGRTAPVFDPALGVETKRVGLADRAEIDAAVASAKAAFPAWSELSLARRQAILFRFRELLDARKGELAEIITSEHGKVLSDALGEISRGQEVVEFATGLAHHLKGEYSEQVSSGIDVYSTRQPLGVVGIISPFNFPAMVPAWFFPIAIAAGNTVVLKPSEKDPSAAIWLAELWKEAGLPDGVFTVLNGDKEAVDGLLTHPDVAAISFVGSTPIAKYVYETGTAHGKRVQALGGAKNHMLVLPDADLDLIADSAINAGFGSAGERCMAISVVVAVEPVADDLIAKVTERMEGLRIGDGRRGCDMGPLVTAQHRDRVASYIDIAKQDGATVVVDGRDVNPDGDANGFWLGPTLLDNVPTSSRAYTEEIFGPVLAVVRVASFEEGVALINSGAFGNGTAIFTNDGGAARRFQKEIQVGMIGINVPIPVPVATFSFGGWKDSLFGDTKAHGAEGVKFYTQLKAITSRWLDPSHGGINLGFPENN; encoded by the coding sequence ATGACCGACACCTCCACCGACCTCCCGGTCGTCCCGCACTGGATCGACGGAGCCGCGCGCCCGTCCACAAGCGGCCGGACCGCTCCCGTCTTCGACCCGGCGCTCGGTGTTGAGACCAAGCGCGTCGGCCTCGCCGACCGTGCCGAGATCGACGCGGCCGTCGCCTCCGCGAAGGCAGCGTTCCCGGCGTGGTCCGAGCTCTCGCTTGCGCGCAGGCAGGCCATCCTCTTCCGATTCCGCGAGCTGCTGGATGCGCGCAAGGGCGAGCTGGCCGAGATCATCACCTCGGAGCACGGCAAGGTGCTCTCGGATGCGCTCGGCGAGATCAGCCGCGGCCAGGAGGTCGTGGAATTCGCGACCGGCCTCGCACACCACCTGAAGGGCGAGTACTCCGAGCAGGTCTCCTCCGGCATCGACGTGTATTCCACCCGTCAGCCGCTCGGCGTCGTCGGCATCATCTCGCCGTTCAACTTCCCGGCGATGGTGCCGGCCTGGTTCTTCCCCATCGCGATCGCTGCGGGCAACACCGTCGTGCTAAAGCCGAGCGAGAAGGACCCGTCGGCGGCGATCTGGCTGGCCGAGCTGTGGAAGGAGGCCGGCCTCCCGGACGGCGTCTTCACCGTGCTGAACGGCGACAAGGAGGCGGTGGACGGCCTGCTCACCCACCCGGACGTCGCCGCGATCTCCTTCGTCGGCTCCACCCCGATCGCGAAGTATGTCTACGAGACCGGCACCGCGCACGGCAAGCGCGTCCAGGCGCTCGGCGGCGCGAAGAACCACATGCTGGTGCTCCCGGACGCCGACCTCGACCTGATCGCCGACTCGGCGATCAACGCGGGCTTCGGCTCAGCGGGCGAGCGCTGCATGGCCATCTCGGTCGTCGTCGCGGTCGAGCCCGTCGCCGACGACCTGATCGCCAAGGTCACCGAGCGGATGGAGGGCTTGCGCATCGGCGACGGCCGCCGCGGCTGCGACATGGGCCCGCTGGTCACGGCGCAGCACCGCGACAGGGTCGCCTCCTACATCGACATCGCGAAGCAGGACGGCGCGACCGTCGTCGTCGACGGCCGGGACGTGAACCCGGACGGCGACGCCAACGGCTTCTGGCTCGGCCCGACCCTGCTCGACAACGTGCCCACCAGCTCCCGCGCCTACACCGAGGAGATCTTCGGCCCGGTGCTCGCGGTCGTGCGTGTCGCTTCGTTCGAGGAGGGCGTCGCGCTCATCAACTCCGGGGCGTTCGGCAACGGCACCGCGATCTTCACCAACGACGGCGGCGCGGCCCGCCGCTTCCAGAAGGAGATCCAGGTGGGCATGATCGGCATCAACGTCCCGATCCCGGTCCCGGTGGCCACCTTCTCGTTCGGCGGCTGGAAGGACTCGCTGTTCGGCGACACCAAGGCCCACGGCGCCGAGGGCGTGAAGTTCTACACGCAGCTCAAGGCGATCACCAGCCGCTGGCTGGACCCGTCGCACGGCGGCATCAACCTGGGCTTCCCCGAGAACAACTGA
- the soxR gene encoding redox-sensitive transcriptional activator SoxR — protein MTPSEPILSVGDVASRSGVAVSALHFYEREGLIESERTAGNQRRYRRDVLRRVAFIRVSQRVGVPLADIRAALGSLPAGRTPTKKDWARLSRLWRDELDERIRALEHLRDDLTGCMGCGCLSLRTCSLQNPEDALAAEGPGPRRWED, from the coding sequence ATGACCCCGTCGGAACCGATCCTCAGCGTCGGCGACGTCGCCTCCCGCAGCGGCGTCGCGGTCTCCGCGCTGCACTTCTACGAGCGTGAGGGACTGATCGAGAGCGAGCGCACCGCCGGCAACCAGCGCCGGTACCGCCGCGACGTACTGCGCCGCGTGGCGTTCATCCGGGTCTCGCAGCGGGTCGGCGTACCGCTCGCCGACATCCGTGCCGCGCTCGGCTCCCTCCCCGCCGGCCGCACGCCGACCAAGAAGGACTGGGCGCGGCTGTCCCGGCTCTGGCGGGACGAATTGGACGAGCGCATCCGGGCGCTCGAGCACCTCCGCGACGACCTCACCGGCTGCATGGGCTGCGGCTGCCTGAGTCTGCGCACCTGCTCCCTCCAGAACCCCGAAGACGCCCTCGCCGCCGAGGGCCCCGGCCCCCGGCGCTGGGAGGACTAG